One stretch of Arachis duranensis cultivar V14167 chromosome 1, aradu.V14167.gnm2.J7QH, whole genome shotgun sequence DNA includes these proteins:
- the LOC107460024 gene encoding uncharacterized protein LOC107460024, producing the protein MDTGEEYSLVIELSENDLFFEQKKKLLENKGFRPKERIYLKGTSKPGWVNATVKVLLQIARIIQLNELELYFAEDDGCPLVEFYSPRNELEAFDSILSLVDISLSSCANLHTNILELLRQTILDLISDFGDKNSVKGIVERDHGIDQEERLIKWAESNGVRTQLKIAYVQGAGRGAIAREDLKVGDIALEIPSSIIISEELVCETDMYHVLKEVDGISSETILLLWSMKEKYNVNSKFKIYFDTLPEKFNTGLSFGIEAITMLDGTLLLEEIMQARQHLHAQYDELFPALCNNFPEIFPVELYTWEKFLWACELFYSNSMKIMFPDGKLTTCLIPIAGFLNHSLCPHILHYGKVDATTNSLKFRLSRPCKSGEECCLSYGNFSSSHLITFYGFLPRGDNPYDTIPLDIDGSDVDYVEDKCPPNWTTHMVRGTWLSNNHSLFYYGLPSPLLDHLRRSRSPMLNTKTLLQGNLENELQILEDLIYIFDDMIDNMGESDFDDRENCSWDGKLAMDFKNLQRRIACSVSSSCHNGVNMLTNELNKCMAEDTRG; encoded by the exons ATGGATACTGGAGAGGAGTACTCACTTGTTATTGAACTATCTGAAAACGATCTTTTCTTTGAACAAAAGAAG AAATTACTAGAAAATAAGGGTTTTCGACCCAAGGAACGAATATACCTCAAGGGTACCTCAAAGCCTGGTTGGGTGAATGCTACCGTAAAGGTTTTACTGCAGATTGCGCGAATTATACAGTTAAATGAG CTGGAACTTTATTTTGCCGAAGATGATGGATGTCCTTTAGTGGAGTTTTACAGCCCCAGGAATGAGTTAGAGGCTTTCGATTCAATTCTTTCACTTGTTGACATATCACTTTCTTCTTGTGCAAATCTCCATACAAATATCCTGGAATTGTTACGACAAACAATTCTTGATTTGATTTCTGATTTTGGGGATAAGAATAGTGTGAAGGGAATAGTTGAAAGAGACCATGGTATTGACCAGGAAGAACGCCTGATAAAATGGGCAGAAAGCAATGGTGTAAGGACACAGCTAAAAATTGCTT ATGTCCAAGGTGCAGGACGTGGTGCAATAGCGAGGGAGGATCTCAAAGTTGGAGACATTGCTTTAGAAATTCCTAGTTCCATTATCATTTCCGAGGAGCTTGTTTGTGAAACTGATATG TATCATGTCTTAAAAGAGGTTGATGGCATATCTTCAGAGACAATATTGCTGCTGTGGAGTATGAAAGAGAAGTACAACgtcaattcaaaattcaaaatatacttTGACACACTCCCGGAAAAATTCAATACAG GATTGAGTTTTGGCATTGAAGCAATTACAATGTTAGATGGAACCTTGCTGTTGGAAGAGATAATGCAAGCAAGACAG CACCTGCATGCTCAGTATGACGAGTTGTTCCCTGCTTTGTGTAACAACTTCCCTGAGATATTTCCAGTAGAGCTGTATACATGGGAGAAATTTTTATGGGCTTGTGAACTTTTTTACTCCAATAGCATGAAGATAATGTTCCCTGATGGAAAGCTGACGACATGCTTGATCCCTATAGCTGGCTTTCTTAATCATTCA CTGTGCCCACATATTTTGCACTATGGCAAAGTAGATGCTACTACAAATTCATTGAAATTTCGTCTATCAAGACCATGCAAATCTGGAGAAGAATGCTGCTTAAGCTATGGGAACTTCTCCAGTTCTCATCTAATTACCTTCTATGGTTTCTTACCGCGAGGAGACAACCCATATGATACCATTCCATTAG ATATTGATGGTTCTGATGTTGATTATGTTGAGGATAAATGCCCGCCCAACTGGACGACTCACATGGTGCGTGGTACTTGGCTCTCCAACAATCACAGCCTATTCTATTATGGCCTTCCCTCTCCATTATTGGACCATCTTCGGAGATCTCGAAGTCCCATGCTGAATACGAAGACCTTG tTGCAAGGAAACTTGGAAAATGAGCTGCAAATTCTTGAAgatctaatatatatatttgatgacATGATTGACAACATGGGTGAGAGCGATTTTGATGACAG AGAAAACTGCAGCTGGGATGGAAAATTGGCAATGGATTTTAAGAATCTACAAAGACGAATTGCGTGTTCTGTTTCAAGCTCATGTCATAATGGTGTCAACATGTTGACGAATGAATTAAACAAGTGCATGGCTGAGGACACACGAGGCTAA
- the LOC127740422 gene encoding uncharacterized protein LOC127740422 yields MRVLNTLTQVWFLFFLVATIEWIHAFSEYKEPDTSILLFGTVHELNGHVSLSGGQVGACKQVSALCYCCWAAPPTPHSSVLSAEERDKGGFGLLFLGSRNLISIAINHLSSSVYCADVVLASLLSQNTYIYSEPLWAMVQHHFLILAKGQKIFCTRITTLIRSSACQFLAPLDW; encoded by the exons ATGAGGGTCCTTAACACACTTACACAAGTgtggtttttgttttttctcgTTGCAACCATTGAATGGATTCATGCCTTTTCAGAGTACAAAGAACCAGATACCTCTATTCTGCTCTTCGGAACCGTGCATGAATTGAATG GCCACGTCAGCTTGAGTGGTGGCCAGGTGGGTGCGTGCAAGCAAGTTTCAGCATTGTGTTATTGCTGTTGGGCTGCGCCTCCGACACCTCACTCTTCTGTTCTGTCAGCTGAAGAGAGAGACAAAGGGGGTTTTGGCTTGCTATTCCTTGGTAGCCGCAACCTAATCTCAATCGCAATCAATCATCTCTCGTCGTCGGTGTATTGCGCCGACGTCGTTTTAGCCTCTCTTCTTTCCCA GAATACATACATTTATTCTGAACCATTATGGGCAATGGTCCAGCACCATTTTTTGATATTGGCAAAAGGGCAGAAG ATCTTTTGTACAAGGATTACAACTTTGATCAGAAGTTCAGCTTGTCAATTCCTAGCACCACTGGATTGgtaa
- the LOC107460031 gene encoding uncharacterized protein LOC107460031, with the protein MLVANSFDLWRKDAFFSAAEEVQESADIMESTYRAWLREKRDRSTPEEFYELSRELQTTLGTAKWQLEEFEKAVQLSYRHGDDTATTRHRQFIYAIESQILQVETALRESYSEEGKQPLRWVNLDEEERDDLAAFLSGTSQTIQNNKDECLQGTSSSKSSFLERQGNIEDKNLNANAAFKWDIIDSEKASKDVIAVKRDADYAIEIKTDAVSRDSDDIVSQTDRTSSTRKTWSSPGYGALKIVIANEDEQRTKPAWTVDAAPKGRGFRSLFWKQKCEEPQAMRTGLRFNQLFGRIGLSHRQFQSPLQLRQGCSVQVKLALLLTIFLIVPFVLYSS; encoded by the exons ATGTTGGTAGCTAATAGTTTCGATCTATGGCGAAAGGACGCCTTCTTCTCTGCAGCTGAAGAGGTGCAGGAATCAGCTGATAT AATGGAATCTACATATAGGGCATGgttaagagagaagagagacaGATCAACACCTGAGGAATTTTATGAACTGAGTAGAGAGCTGCAAACTACTTTGGGTACTGCAAAATGGCAG TTGGAAGAATTTGAGAAAGCTGTCCAGCTAAGCTACCGACATGGTGACGACACTGCAACCACCAGGCATAGGCAGTTTATTTACGCCATTGAAAGCCAAATTTTACAGGTTGAAACAGCGCTGAGGGAATCTTACTCTGAGGAAGGTAAGCAACCGCTTCGGTGGGTAAACCTtgatgaagaagagagagatgaTTTGGCTGCATTTCTATCCGGAACTTCTCAGACCATACAAAACAATAAGGATGAATGCCTACAGGGTACGTCTTCCTCGAAAAGCTCATTTTTGGAGAGACAAGGCAACATAGAAGATAAAAATCTAAATGCAAATGCTGCCTTCAAGTGGGATATCATTGATAGTGAAAAGGCTTCGAAGGATGTTATTGCTGTTAAGAGAGATGCAGATTAtgcaatagaaataaaaacagATGCTGTTTCTAGAGATAGTGATGACATAGTTTCTCAGACAGATAGAACAAGTAGTACAAGGAAGACATGGAGTTCACCAGGATATGGTGCTTTGAAAATTGTAATTGCCAATGAAGATGAACAGAGAACTAAACCTGCATGGACCGTCGATGCAGCTCCGAAAGGGAGAGGATTCAGATCTCTCTTCTGGAAACAAAAATGTGAAGAACCTCAGGCCATGCGGACAGGTCTTAGGTTCAATCAG CTTTTTGGGCGTATTGGTTTGAGTCACAGACAATTTCAAAGTCCCCTGCAACTTCGACAAGGTTGTTCTGTTCAAGTTAAACTTGCTCTATTGTTGACCATTTTTCTCATTG TTCCCTTTGTGCTTTATTCAAGTTGA